Proteins encoded together in one Miscanthus floridulus cultivar M001 chromosome 16, ASM1932011v1, whole genome shotgun sequence window:
- the LOC136510284 gene encoding uncharacterized protein, whose amino-acid sequence MEFGDVEFHDDRRAREALCAVVPPEIGASLANKATTKEAWDSIATVLKEQMARNGDTDITDARVVEKLLRCIPKKYSQIVLVIETLLDFETLSIEEVTGRIKVVQDREEVPHRAEHHRRQAALHHRAVVGLREEEGRGFQLWSAPRWRPRSGKKEEEKGPRAQAGADGGTAAERKVTRDDTCLYSGWTGHWAKDYHLPPCRGGQAHVAQAEEGDHTLFLVHRCVELRQEAEDHTLFLVHGYNLPQQLDENGSCVEIEHRILHIWDCHHRLLAKPVCFVARRDDDAWRWHERFGNLNFEALKLLDNKEMESFRAKQKLELVHADLCRPVTPATPGGWGYFLLLVDDMSHYMWVVLLDTKAVAADAIKRHQIATEKECSRKLRVLRMDNGGEFTAAEFAAYCTDEGIQCHYSALYTP is encoded by the exons ATGGAGTTCGGAGATGTCGAGTTCCACGATGATCGGCGGGCGCGGGAGGCGTTGTGCGCTGTCGTGCCGCCAGAGATCGGCGCCTCCCTCGCCAACAAGGCGACGACAAAGGAGGCCTGGGACTCCATCGCCACCGT CCTGAAGGAGCAGATGGCGCGCAACGGCGACACCGACATCACCGACGCTCGCGTGGTGGAAAAGCTCCTGCGCTGCATCCCCAAGAAGTACTCCCAGATCGTGCTGGTGATCGAGACGCTTCTCGATTTTGAGACGCTCTCCATCGAGGAGGTCACCGGGAGGATCAAGGTGGTGCAAGATCGCGAGGAGGTGCCCCACCGAGCTGAGCACCACCGGAGGCAAGCTGCTCTACACCACCGAGCAGTGGTGGGCCttcgagaagaagaaggacgaggctTCCAGCTCTGGTCCGCCCCTCGGTGGCGACCACGCAGTggcaagaaggaggaggagaaaggaCCTCGGGCACAGGCTGGTGCTGATGGCGGCACCGCCGCCGAGCGCAAGGTGACCCGGGATGATACCTGCCTCTACAGCGGCTGGaccggccattgggccaaggactaccACCTTCCTCCATGCCGCGGTGGGCAGGCTCATGTCGCGCAAGCAGAGGAGGGGGATCATACCCTGTTCTTGGTGCATAGGTGTGTTGAGCTGCGACAAGAAGCAGAGGATCATACCCTGTTCTTGGTGCACGGGTACAACCTGCCTCAACAGCTGGATGAGAATGGCTCATGTGTGGAGATAGAGCACAGGATACTGCACATCTGGGATTGCCATCATCGGCTCCTCGCCAAG CCTGTGTGTTTTGTAGCCCGCCGCGATGATGACGCATGGCGGTGGCACGAGCGCTTTGGGAACCTcaacttcgaggccctgaagctgCTCGACAACAAGGAGATG GAGAGCTTCCGCGCCAAGCAGAAGCTGGAGCTCGTGCATGCCGACCTCTGCAGACCAGTGACTCCGGCCACACCTGGAGGATGGGGCTACTTCCTCCTCCTTGTCGATGACATGTCCCACTACATGTGGGTGGTTCTACTCGACACCAAGGCGGtagctgcggacgccatcaagcGCCACCAAATAGCTACCGAGAAGGAATGCAGCCGCAAGCTCCGGGTGCTACGCATGGACAACGGCGGTGAGTTCACGGCTGCTGAGTTTGCGGCGTACTGCACCGATGAGGGAATTCAGTGCCACTACTCTGCGCTGTACACTCCGTAG